A genome region from Streptomyces sp. S4.7 includes the following:
- a CDS encoding LCP family protein translates to MTDQSKGGRIRATGTRRKKPSTRRRATTAVAWSAAALVLVGGSGLGYVYFKLNGNIQGVDINARLGTDRPVDVDNGSMDILVLGSDSRSGDNAEYGADQGGARSDTAMIMHVDEGHRSAGVVSVPRDTIVERPDCEDGDGDTAEGERRAMFNTAYEVGGPACAVKTVEKMSGIRMDHYIEVDFTGFKQLIDDLGGVKITTTEAIDDSKSHLSLEPGAHTLDGEQALGLVRTRKSVGDGSDLGRIQLQQAFIKALITQVKEIGLLSSPKKLYDIGDTATRAITPDSELDTVKELAGFAGGLKNLGAEDVDMITLPVQYDPADLNRVIPLERASEQVWRALRADRPIPASATKESAGDKGDASDVVKGGAE, encoded by the coding sequence ATGACCGATCAGAGCAAGGGCGGCCGAATACGCGCGACCGGCACGCGCCGCAAGAAGCCGAGCACGCGCCGTCGCGCCACCACCGCGGTCGCGTGGTCGGCCGCCGCCCTGGTCCTCGTCGGCGGATCCGGTCTGGGATACGTGTACTTCAAGCTCAACGGCAACATCCAGGGCGTCGACATCAACGCCAGGCTCGGCACCGACCGCCCCGTGGACGTCGACAACGGATCGATGGACATCCTCGTCCTCGGCTCCGACTCACGCTCCGGCGACAACGCCGAATACGGCGCCGACCAGGGCGGAGCCCGTTCGGACACCGCGATGATCATGCACGTCGACGAGGGCCACAGGAGCGCCGGTGTCGTCTCCGTACCGCGGGACACCATCGTCGAACGCCCCGACTGCGAGGACGGCGACGGCGACACCGCCGAGGGCGAGCGGCGGGCCATGTTCAACACCGCGTACGAGGTCGGCGGCCCGGCCTGCGCGGTGAAGACCGTCGAGAAGATGTCCGGCATCCGCATGGACCACTACATCGAGGTCGACTTCACCGGGTTCAAGCAGCTCATCGACGACCTCGGCGGCGTGAAGATCACCACCACCGAGGCCATCGACGACTCCAAGAGCCATCTGAGTCTCGAACCCGGCGCCCACACCCTCGACGGCGAGCAGGCGCTCGGCCTCGTCCGGACGCGCAAGAGCGTCGGCGACGGCAGCGACCTGGGCCGTATCCAGCTCCAGCAGGCCTTCATCAAGGCGCTGATCACCCAGGTCAAGGAAATCGGCCTGCTCAGCAGCCCCAAGAAGCTGTACGACATCGGCGACACCGCGACACGGGCGATCACGCCCGACTCCGAGCTGGACACGGTCAAGGAGCTCGCCGGATTCGCCGGCGGCCTGAAGAACCTCGGAGCCGAGGACGTCGACATGATCACGCTGCCCGTCCAGTACGACCCGGCGGACCTCAACCGCGTCATACCCCTGGAGAGGGCCTCCGAGCAGGTCTGGAGGGCGCTGCGGGCCGACAGGCCGATCCCGGCGTCGGCGACGAAGGAGTCCGCGGGCGACAAGGGCGACGCGTCAGACGTGGTCAAGGGCGGCGCGGAATAG
- the rpmE gene encoding 50S ribosomal protein L31, whose product MKRDIHPTYVETQVSCTCGASFTTRSTIESGSVRAEICSECHPFYTGKQKILDTGGRVARFEARFGKAAAGSANK is encoded by the coding sequence TTGAAGCGCGACATCCACCCCACGTACGTCGAGACCCAGGTCAGCTGTACCTGCGGTGCGTCGTTCACCACTCGCAGCACGATCGAATCGGGCTCCGTCCGTGCCGAAATCTGCTCCGAGTGCCACCCGTTCTACACGGGCAAGCAGAAGATCCTCGACACCGGTGGCCGCGTGGCCCGCTTCGAGGCCCGCTTCGGCAAGGCTGCCGCCGGCTCCGCCAACAAGTAG
- the prfA gene encoding peptide chain release factor 1 — MFEAVEELVGEHADLEKKLADPSVHADQAHARKLNKRYAELTPIIGTYRSWKQTGDDIETAREFAADPTDTSAGDFAAEAKVLEKQRDELTEKLRLLLVPRDPSDDKDVILEIKAGAGGDESALFAGDLLRMYLRYAERVGWKTEIIDATESELGGYKDVQVAVKTKGGNGATEPGQGVWARLKYEGGVHRVQRVPSTESQGRIHTSAAGVLVTPEAEEVDVEIHANDLRIDVYRSSGPGGQSVNTTDSAVRITHLPTGVVASCQNEKSQLQNKEQAMRILRSRLLAAAQEEAEKNAADVRRSQVRTVDRSEKIRTYNFPENRISDHRVGFKAYNLDQVLDGELAAVIQACVDADSAAKLAAA; from the coding sequence ATGTTCGAGGCGGTCGAGGAACTGGTCGGCGAGCACGCCGACCTGGAGAAGAAGCTCGCCGACCCGTCGGTCCACGCGGACCAGGCGCATGCCCGCAAGCTCAACAAGCGGTACGCCGAACTGACCCCGATCATCGGGACGTACCGCTCCTGGAAGCAGACCGGGGACGACATCGAGACGGCCCGTGAGTTCGCCGCCGACCCCACCGACACCTCGGCCGGCGACTTCGCCGCCGAGGCCAAGGTGCTGGAGAAGCAGCGCGACGAACTCACCGAGAAGCTGCGGCTGCTGCTCGTCCCGCGCGACCCCAGCGACGACAAGGACGTCATCCTGGAGATCAAGGCGGGTGCGGGCGGCGACGAGTCCGCGCTGTTCGCCGGTGACCTCCTGCGGATGTATCTGCGCTACGCCGAGCGCGTGGGCTGGAAGACCGAGATCATCGACGCCACCGAGTCCGAACTGGGCGGCTACAAGGACGTCCAGGTCGCTGTGAAGACCAAGGGCGGCAACGGGGCCACCGAGCCGGGACAGGGCGTCTGGGCACGGCTCAAGTACGAGGGCGGGGTGCACCGCGTGCAGCGGGTGCCCTCCACCGAGTCTCAGGGCCGGATCCACACGTCGGCGGCCGGTGTGCTCGTGACGCCCGAGGCGGAGGAGGTCGATGTGGAGATCCACGCCAACGACCTGCGCATCGACGTCTACCGCTCGTCGGGTCCCGGCGGCCAGTCCGTCAACACGACGGACTCCGCCGTCCGGATCACGCATCTGCCCACCGGGGTCGTCGCTTCCTGCCAGAACGAGAAGAGCCAGCTTCAGAACAAGGAGCAGGCCATGCGTATCCTGCGCTCGCGGCTCCTGGCCGCGGCACAGGAGGAGGCGGAGAAGAACGCGGCGGACGTCAGGCGCAGTCAGGTGCGTACCGTCGACCGGTCCGAGAAGATCCGTACGTACAACTTCCCGGAAAACCGCATCTCGGACCACCGGGTCGGCTTCAAGGCGTACAACTTGGACCAGGTGCTCGACGGTGAGCTCGCGGCAGTGATCCAGGCATGCGTCGACGCCGACTCGGCGGCGAAGCTCGCGGCCGCCTGA
- the prmC gene encoding peptide chain release factor N(5)-glutamine methyltransferase: MLLAEVAQATQRLADAGVPSPRFDAEELAAFVHGVKRGELHSVVDEEFDARYWETVARREAREPLQHITGRVFFRYLELQVGPGVFVPRPETESVVGWAIDAVRAMDVVEPLIVDLCSGSGAIALAMAQEVPRSRVHAVELSEDALTWTRKNAEGSRVTVHRGDALTALPDFDGQVDLVISNPPYIPLTEWEYVAPEARDHDPEMALFSGEDGLDTIRGIERTAHRLLRPGGLVVVEHADTQGGQVPWIFSEESGWADAADHPDLNKRPRFATARKAMP; encoded by the coding sequence CTGCTGCTCGCCGAGGTGGCCCAGGCCACCCAGCGGCTGGCCGACGCGGGCGTGCCGTCACCGCGGTTCGACGCGGAGGAGCTCGCCGCGTTCGTGCACGGTGTGAAGCGCGGAGAGCTGCACAGCGTCGTGGACGAGGAGTTCGACGCCCGCTACTGGGAGACCGTCGCCCGCCGCGAGGCCCGCGAACCGCTCCAGCACATCACCGGGCGGGTGTTCTTCCGCTATCTGGAACTCCAGGTCGGGCCAGGGGTGTTCGTGCCCCGGCCGGAGACCGAGTCCGTCGTCGGCTGGGCCATAGACGCGGTCCGCGCGATGGACGTCGTCGAGCCGCTGATCGTCGATCTCTGCTCGGGATCCGGCGCGATCGCGCTCGCGATGGCACAGGAGGTGCCGCGCTCGCGCGTGCACGCCGTGGAGCTGTCCGAGGACGCCCTGACCTGGACGCGGAAGAACGCCGAGGGGTCCAGGGTCACCGTGCACCGCGGAGACGCTCTGACGGCCCTCCCGGACTTCGACGGACAGGTCGACCTGGTCATCTCCAACCCGCCGTACATCCCGCTCACCGAGTGGGAGTACGTGGCGCCCGAGGCCCGCGACCACGACCCCGAGATGGCGCTCTTCTCGGGCGAGGACGGCCTCGACACGATCCGCGGCATCGAACGCACCGCGCACCGGCTGCTGCGGCCCGGCGGCCTCGTCGTCGTCGAGCACGCGGACACCCAGGGCGGACAGGTCCCGTGGATCTTCAGCGAGGAGTCCGGCTGGGCGGACGCGGCCGACCACCCGGACCTGAACAAGCGCCCGCGCTTCGCGACGGCGCGCAAGGCCATGCCGTGA
- a CDS encoding L-threonylcarbamoyladenylate synthase has product MARRYDCNDATDRTTGLREAASAVRRGELVVLPTDTVYGLGADAFSSEAVADLLDAKGRGRNMPTPVLIGSPNTLHGLVTDFSEQAWELVDAFWPGALTLVAKHQPSLQWDLGDTRGTVAIRMPLHPVAIELLTEVGPMAVSSANLTGHPAPEDCDSAQEMLADAVSVYLDGGKTPGIVPSSIVDVTGKVPLLLRAGAVDADELRKVVPDLEVAN; this is encoded by the coding sequence ATGGCACGGCGATACGACTGCAACGACGCGACCGACCGCACGACCGGTCTGCGTGAAGCCGCGTCCGCCGTCCGCCGCGGCGAGCTCGTCGTCCTGCCCACCGACACCGTCTACGGGCTCGGCGCCGACGCCTTCAGCTCGGAGGCCGTCGCCGATCTCCTCGACGCCAAGGGCCGGGGCCGCAACATGCCCACGCCCGTGCTCATCGGCTCCCCGAACACCCTGCACGGCCTCGTCACGGACTTCTCCGAGCAGGCCTGGGAGCTGGTCGACGCCTTCTGGCCGGGCGCGCTCACGCTCGTCGCCAAGCACCAGCCCTCGCTCCAGTGGGACCTCGGCGACACCCGTGGCACCGTCGCGATCCGGATGCCGCTGCACCCCGTCGCGATCGAGCTGCTGACCGAGGTCGGCCCGATGGCCGTCTCCAGCGCCAACCTGACCGGACACCCGGCGCCGGAGGACTGCGACTCGGCGCAGGAGATGCTGGCGGACGCGGTCTCGGTCTATCTCGACGGCGGGAAGACGCCCGGCATCGTGCCGTCCTCGATCGTGGACGTGACGGGCAAGGTCCCGCTCCTGCTGCGCGCGGGCGCCGTCGACGCCGACGAGCTGCGCAAGGTCGTACCCGACCTCGAGGTGGCCAATTGA
- a CDS encoding low molecular weight phosphatase family protein, giving the protein MTAPEGRGIAGLPDTFRILHVSTGNVCRSPITERLNRHALSDRLGERLTGGLIVESAGTWGHEGASMEANAEAVLADFGADPSGFVGRELLDEHVIRADLVLTATRDHRAQVISMGHSAGLRTFTLKEFTRLVRAIDPATLPDPLDEGVVERARALVRAAAALRGWLLAPNAEADEVYDPYGAPITFFRSIGDEIHQALDPVVTALTGVPTRH; this is encoded by the coding sequence TTGACCGCCCCTGAGGGGCGTGGCATAGCGGGACTCCCCGACACCTTCCGCATCCTCCACGTCAGTACCGGCAACGTGTGCCGCTCGCCCATCACCGAGCGGCTGAACCGGCATGCCCTGAGCGACCGCCTCGGCGAGCGGCTCACGGGCGGGCTCATCGTGGAGAGCGCGGGCACCTGGGGACACGAGGGGGCCTCGATGGAGGCCAACGCGGAGGCCGTCCTGGCGGATTTCGGCGCGGACCCGTCCGGGTTCGTCGGACGGGAGCTGCTGGACGAGCACGTGATCCGCGCGGACCTGGTGCTCACGGCGACGCGTGACCACCGGGCGCAGGTCATCTCCATGGGGCACTCGGCGGGGCTGCGGACCTTCACGCTGAAGGAGTTCACACGTCTCGTACGGGCCATAGACCCGGCCACTCTGCCCGATCCCCTCGACGAGGGCGTGGTCGAGCGTGCCCGTGCGCTGGTGCGTGCCGCCGCGGCGCTGCGGGGATGGCTCCTGGCCCCGAACGCGGAGGCGGACGAGGTCTACGACCCGTACGGGGCTCCCATCACCTTCTTCCGCTCCATCGGCGACGAGATCCACCAGGCGCTGGACCCGGTGGTGACGGCGCTCACGGGCGTGCCGACCCGGCACTGA
- a CDS encoding MraY family glycosyltransferase: MRDYLLTLCVTAAVTYLLTGPVRKFAIAIGAMPAIRARDVHREPTPRLGGIAMFFGLCAGLLVASNLQNLGGVFEQSNEPRALLSGAALIWLIGVLDDKFEIDALIKLGGQMIAAGVMVMQGLTILWIPVPGVGTVALTSWQGTLLTVALVVITINAVNFVDGLDGLASGMVCIAAAAFFLYAYRIWYGYGIEAAAPATLFAAILMGMCVGFLPHNMHPARIFMGDSGSMLIGLVLATGAISITGQVDPDALKIYADGSTREATHAALPVFIPLLLPLTIIAIPVADLVLAIVRRTWNGQSPFAADRGHLHHRLLEIGHSHSRAVLIMYFWSALIAFGVVLYSVHSSSTMSTMWIVLAVVALSALGLLLLLLPRFTPHAPRWAEAVVPPRYRRRRRGTPGESAEGAHEASEPQESPSGAASQVPHESLATNGVPADERTPVPAGVNGATAIGPRSHLTDRRRADSAH, encoded by the coding sequence GTGCGTGATTACCTGCTGACGCTCTGCGTGACGGCCGCGGTGACATACCTGTTGACCGGTCCGGTGCGGAAGTTCGCCATCGCGATCGGCGCGATGCCCGCGATCCGCGCCCGCGACGTCCACCGCGAACCGACCCCGCGTCTCGGCGGTATCGCCATGTTCTTCGGCCTGTGCGCCGGACTGCTCGTGGCCAGCAACCTCCAGAATCTCGGCGGGGTCTTCGAGCAGTCGAACGAGCCGCGCGCGCTGCTGTCCGGCGCCGCGCTGATCTGGCTGATCGGCGTCCTGGACGACAAGTTCGAGATCGACGCCCTGATCAAGCTCGGCGGCCAGATGATCGCCGCCGGTGTGATGGTGATGCAGGGTCTGACGATCCTGTGGATCCCGGTGCCCGGTGTCGGCACCGTCGCGCTGACCTCCTGGCAGGGCACGCTCCTGACCGTCGCGCTCGTCGTCATCACCATCAACGCGGTCAACTTCGTCGACGGACTCGACGGCCTGGCCTCCGGCATGGTGTGCATCGCCGCCGCGGCGTTCTTCCTGTACGCGTACCGGATCTGGTACGGGTACGGCATCGAGGCCGCCGCCCCCGCCACGCTCTTCGCCGCGATCCTGATGGGCATGTGTGTGGGCTTCCTGCCGCACAACATGCATCCGGCGCGGATCTTCATGGGCGACTCGGGTTCGATGCTGATCGGTCTGGTGCTCGCGACGGGCGCCATCTCCATCACGGGCCAGGTGGACCCGGACGCCCTGAAGATCTACGCCGACGGTTCGACCCGTGAGGCGACCCACGCCGCGCTGCCGGTCTTCATCCCGCTGCTGCTGCCGCTGACGATCATCGCGATCCCGGTCGCCGACCTCGTCCTGGCGATCGTGCGCCGCACGTGGAACGGCCAGTCGCCGTTCGCGGCGGACCGCGGACATCTCCACCACCGGCTGCTGGAGATCGGGCACTCGCACAGCAGGGCCGTCCTGATCATGTACTTCTGGTCGGCGCTGATCGCCTTCGGTGTGGTGCTGTACTCGGTCCACTCCTCGTCCACGATGTCCACGATGTGGATCGTGCTCGCGGTCGTCGCGCTGAGCGCTCTCGGGCTGCTGCTCCTGCTGCTGCCCCGCTTCACACCGCACGCCCCGCGCTGGGCCGAGGCCGTCGTGCCGCCCCGCTACCGGCGCCGCCGGCGCGGCACCCCGGGGGAGTCGGCGGAGGGCGCCCACGAGGCGTCGGAGCCGCAGGAGAGCCCGTCGGGCGCCGCGTCCCAGGTGCCTCACGAGTCCCTCGCGACCAACGGCGTACCGGCCGACGAGCGGACTCCCGTACCGGCGGGTGTCAACGGGGCTACCGCGATCGGACCGCGGTCTCACCTCACCGATCGGCGCAGGGCCGATTCGGCGCACTGA
- the atpB gene encoding F0F1 ATP synthase subunit A — MSADPQTLAFDASCHIFSGCGFPAPGLHTFMYKPIFEVAGFEFNKPMLLALLSTIVVVGFFWAAFNKPKLVPGKVQMIGEAGYDFVRRGIVYEIIGKKDGEKYVPLMVSLFFFVWLMNLWSIIPLAQFPVPSLIAFPAGLAIIVYIVWVSLTFKTHGFVGGWKNITGYDKSLGWVLPLVVVIEFFSNLLIRPFTHAVRLFANMFAGHLLIVMFTLATWYLMNGLGFVYAGASFAMVLIMTIFELFIQAVQAYVFVLLASSYIQGALAKSH, encoded by the coding sequence GTGAGTGCTGATCCCCAGACCCTCGCCTTCGATGCGAGCTGCCACATCTTTTCCGGCTGCGGGTTCCCGGCTCCGGGCCTCCATACGTTCATGTACAAGCCGATCTTCGAGGTGGCCGGCTTCGAATTCAACAAGCCGATGCTGCTTGCCCTGTTGAGCACGATCGTGGTTGTCGGATTCTTCTGGGCGGCGTTCAACAAGCCGAAGCTGGTGCCGGGCAAGGTCCAGATGATCGGCGAGGCCGGTTACGACTTCGTCCGCCGCGGGATCGTCTACGAGATCATCGGCAAGAAGGACGGTGAGAAGTACGTCCCCTTGATGGTGTCGCTCTTCTTCTTCGTCTGGCTGATGAACCTCTGGTCGATCATTCCGCTCGCCCAGTTCCCGGTCCCCTCGCTGATCGCGTTCCCGGCCGGACTCGCGATCATCGTCTACATCGTGTGGGTCAGCCTGACCTTCAAGACCCACGGATTCGTCGGCGGCTGGAAGAACATCACGGGCTACGACAAGTCGCTCGGCTGGGTCCTACCGCTCGTCGTGGTGATCGAGTTCTTCTCGAACCTGCTGATCAGGCCCTTCACCCACGCGGTCCGACTGTTCGCGAACATGTTCGCCGGTCACCTGCTCATCGTCATGTTCACGCTGGCCACGTGGTACCTGATGAACGGACTGGGCTTCGTCTACGCCGGTGCCTCGTTCGCGATGGTGCTCATCATGACGATCTTCGAGCTCTTCATCCAGGCCGTCCAGGCGTACGTCTTCGTGCTCCTGGCCTCCAGCTACATCCAGGGCGCGCTCGCCAAGAGCCACTGA
- the atpE gene encoding ATP synthase F0 subunit C: protein MSAALEFANNLAAAGDSAKTTLVGNVASVGYGLAAIGPGVGVGIIFGNGTQALARQPEAAGLIRTNQIMGFAFCEALALIGIVMGFVYQ from the coding sequence ATGTCCGCTGCTCTCGAGTTCGCCAACAACCTCGCCGCCGCCGGGGATTCCGCCAAGACCACCCTGGTCGGCAACGTCGCCTCCGTCGGCTACGGCCTCGCGGCGATCGGCCCCGGCGTCGGCGTCGGCATCATCTTCGGTAACGGCACCCAGGCCCTCGCCCGTCAGCCCGAGGCGGCCGGCCTGATCCGCACCAACCAGATCATGGGTTTCGCCTTCTGTGAGGCGCTCGCCCTCATCGGCATCGTCATGGGCTTCGTCTACCAGTAA
- a CDS encoding F0F1 ATP synthase subunit B, whose amino-acid sequence MNALYVAAEAEAQNPLVPHLDELIIGLIAFAIVFGFLAKKLLPNINKVLDERREAIEGGIEKAEEAKTEAQSVLEQYKAQLAEARHEAARLRQEATEQGATIIQEMKAEGQRQREEIVAAGHAQIEADRKAAASALRQDVGKLATDLAGKLVGESLEDSARQSRTIDRFLDELEDGASTAEAAR is encoded by the coding sequence GTGAACGCTCTCTACGTTGCGGCAGAGGCGGAGGCTCAGAATCCGCTCGTCCCGCATCTTGACGAGCTCATCATCGGCCTGATCGCCTTCGCCATCGTCTTCGGCTTCCTCGCCAAGAAGCTCCTCCCGAACATCAACAAGGTTCTGGACGAGCGACGTGAGGCCATCGAGGGTGGCATCGAGAAGGCGGAGGAGGCCAAGACCGAGGCGCAGAGCGTCCTGGAGCAGTACAAGGCCCAGCTCGCCGAAGCGCGTCACGAGGCGGCCCGTCTCCGTCAGGAGGCGACCGAGCAGGGCGCCACCATCATCCAGGAGATGAAGGCGGAGGGGCAGCGGCAGCGGGAAGAGATCGTCGCCGCGGGCCACGCCCAGATCGAGGCCGACCGCAAGGCCGCCGCTTCGGCGCTGCGCCAGGACGTGGGCAAGCTCGCCACCGACCTCGCCGGCAAGCTCGTCGGGGAGTCCCTTGAGGACAGCGCCCGCCAGAGCCGCACCATCGACCGCTTCCTCGACGAGCTCGAGGACGGCGCGTCGACGGCCGAGGCGGCCCGATGA
- a CDS encoding F0F1 ATP synthase subunit delta yields MHGASRAALAAARERLDALTDNTSADALKLAEELTAVTALFQREVSLRRVLTDPARSGESKAELAGGLLGGQVGGETADLITGMVRSRWSQPRDLVDAVEELAALAELTAAQRAGGLDEVEDELFRFGRIVESSTALRAALTDRSATASAKTTLLNSLLGGRANPSTERLVVRLVSQPRGRSLEAGLQTLSRLAAARRDRMVAVVTSAVPLTEGQKQRLGAALARLYGHQMHLNLDVDPGVLGGISVRVGDEVVNGTVAERLDEAARRLAG; encoded by the coding sequence ATGCACGGAGCGAGCCGCGCGGCGCTGGCCGCCGCACGCGAGCGCCTCGACGCGCTGACCGACAACACGTCGGCCGACGCCTTGAAGCTCGCCGAGGAGCTGACCGCCGTCACCGCGCTGTTCCAGCGTGAGGTGTCGCTGCGCCGGGTCCTGACCGACCCGGCGCGGTCCGGCGAGTCCAAGGCCGAGCTGGCCGGCGGACTGCTGGGCGGACAGGTGGGCGGCGAGACCGCCGACCTGATCACCGGCATGGTCCGCTCCCGCTGGTCGCAGCCGCGTGACCTGGTCGACGCGGTGGAGGAGCTGGCGGCCCTCGCCGAGCTCACCGCCGCGCAGCGGGCCGGTGGCCTCGACGAGGTGGAGGACGAGCTGTTCCGGTTCGGCCGGATCGTCGAGTCCAGCACCGCGCTGCGGGCCGCGCTGACCGACCGGTCGGCGACGGCCTCGGCCAAGACCACGCTGCTGAACAGCCTGCTCGGCGGCCGGGCCAACCCGAGCACCGAGCGGCTGGTCGTGCGCCTGGTGTCCCAGCCCCGAGGACGTAGCCTGGAAGCGGGTCTTCAGACTCTGTCCCGGCTCGCCGCGGCCCGCCGGGACCGGATGGTGGCGGTCGTCACGTCGGCGGTGCCTCTCACCGAAGGCCAGAAGCAGCGCCTCGGCGCGGCCCTGGCCAGGCTCTACGGTCACCAGATGCATCTGAACCTCGACGTGGACCCCGGGGTCCTCGGCGGGATCTCGGTACGCGTCGGCGACGAGGTCGTCAACGGCACGGTCGCGGAACGTCTCGACGAGGCGGCACGGCGGCTGGCCGGCTGA
- the atpA gene encoding F0F1 ATP synthase subunit alpha, whose protein sequence is MAELTIRPEEIRDALENFVQSYKPDAASREEVGTVSVAGDGIAKVEGLPSAMANELLKFEDGTLGLALNLEEREIGAVVLGEFSGIEEGQSVTRTGEVLSVGVGEGYLGRVVDPLGAPIDGLGEIATDGRRALELQAPGVMVRKSVHEPMQTGYKAVDSMVPIGRGQRQLIIGDRQTGKTALAVDTIINQRDNWRSGDVNKQVRCIYVAIGQKGSTIASVRGALEEAGALEYTTIVAAPASDPAGFKYLAPYTGSAIGQHWMYQGKHVLIIFDDLSKQADAYRAVSLLLRRPPGREAYPGDVFYLHSRLLERCAKLSDDMGAGSMTGLPIVETKANDVSAFIPTNVISITDGQCFLESDLFNAGQRPALNVGISVSRVGGSAQHRAMRQVSGRLRVDLAQYRELEAFAAFGSDLDAASKASLQRGQRMVELLKQPQYAPFPIEEQVVSIYAGTTGKMDDVPVEDISRFESELLEHLRRERKELLTSIAEGAKMSDDTLESISDAIAAFKKQFETSDGKLLGDDAPAGVNVSK, encoded by the coding sequence ATGGCGGAGCTCACGATCCGGCCGGAGGAGATCCGGGATGCGCTGGAGAACTTTGTCCAGTCGTACAAGCCGGACGCGGCCTCGCGCGAGGAGGTCGGGACGGTCAGCGTTGCCGGTGACGGCATCGCGAAGGTCGAGGGTCTGCCCTCGGCCATGGCGAACGAACTGCTGAAGTTCGAGGACGGGACCCTCGGTCTCGCCCTGAACCTGGAGGAGCGCGAGATCGGCGCTGTCGTCCTCGGTGAGTTCAGCGGTATCGAGGAGGGTCAGTCGGTCACCCGTACCGGCGAGGTGCTCTCCGTCGGCGTCGGCGAGGGTTACCTCGGCCGTGTCGTCGACCCGCTCGGCGCCCCGATCGACGGCCTCGGCGAGATCGCGACCGACGGCCGCCGCGCCCTGGAGCTCCAGGCTCCGGGCGTCATGGTCCGCAAGTCGGTGCACGAGCCGATGCAGACCGGTTACAAGGCCGTCGACTCGATGGTGCCGATCGGCCGCGGCCAGCGTCAGCTGATCATCGGCGACCGCCAGACCGGCAAGACCGCCCTGGCCGTCGACACCATCATCAACCAGCGCGACAACTGGCGCTCGGGCGACGTGAACAAGCAGGTGCGCTGCATCTACGTCGCCATCGGCCAGAAGGGCTCCACCATCGCGTCCGTACGCGGTGCGCTGGAAGAGGCCGGCGCGCTTGAGTACACGACGATCGTCGCCGCCCCGGCGTCCGACCCGGCGGGCTTCAAGTACCTGGCCCCCTACACCGGTTCGGCCATCGGCCAGCACTGGATGTACCAGGGCAAGCACGTCCTGATCATCTTTGACGACCTGTCGAAGCAGGCCGACGCCTACCGCGCCGTCTCGCTGCTGCTGCGCCGTCCGCCGGGCCGCGAGGCCTACCCGGGCGACGTCTTCTACCTGCACTCGCGTCTGCTGGAGCGCTGCGCCAAGCTCTCCGACGACATGGGCGCCGGTTCGATGACGGGCCTGCCCATCGTCGAGACCAAGGCGAACGACGTGTCGGCGTTCATCCCGACCAACGTCATCTCCATCACCGACGGCCAGTGCTTCCTGGAGTCCGACCTGTTCAACGCCGGCCAGCGGCCCGCGCTGAACGTCGGTATCTCGGTCTCCCGGGTCGGCGGCTCCGCCCAGCACCGGGCCATGCGCCAGGTGTCGGGACGTCTGCGCGTGGACCTCGCCCAGTACCGCGAGCTGGAGGCGTTCGCCGCCTTCGGTTCCGACCTGGACGCCGCGTCGAAGGCATCGCTCCAGCGTGGTCAGCGCATGGTCGAGCTGCTCAAGCAGCCGCAGTACGCGCCGTTCCCGATCGAGGAGCAGGTGGTCTCCATCTACGCCGGCACCACCGGCAAGATGGACGACGTACCGGTCGAGGACATCAGCCGGTTCGAGAGCGAGCTGCTGGAGCACCTGCGCCGCGAGCGCAAGGAGCTGCTGACCAGCATCGCCGAGGGCGCCAAGATGTCGGACGACACTCTTGAGTCCATCAGCGACGCCATCGCCGCCTTCAAGAAGCAGTTCGAGACCTCGGACGGCAAGCTTCTGGGCGACGACGCCCCGGCCGGCGTCAACGTCTCCAAGTGA